One region of Treponema primitia ZAS-1 genomic DNA includes:
- a CDS encoding M23 family metallopeptidase: MNLRFRFSWLILVVSAVLAAVVFPAKLPAEETIHIVQGGDTIYSLARTYGVNFQEILNLNGIDNAGRIRVGQRIRIPGTASVSSIDHRVTDHRVTRGETLYGIARQYGVSMQTLLSANGLSERYTLKIGDVLHIPQTGSPGPVLSGPVPIIPPIETITGTEIRSTVSRTIDMSVPWPIVAREMAYMTGKLNGVVLLGERNEPVKSLTQGVVISAGPYRGFGKVTIIQVTGGYLYVYGGCESLSVREGDRVNPGTELGRLGMDALSEKPQLFFLVYQNNVSVDPAAAPRS, from the coding sequence ATGAATCTTCGGTTTCGTTTTTCATGGCTGATTTTAGTGGTCTCGGCGGTTCTGGCAGCTGTTGTTTTTCCAGCGAAGCTTCCCGCGGAGGAAACAATCCATATTGTCCAGGGGGGTGATACCATCTATTCATTGGCCCGTACCTATGGGGTTAACTTTCAGGAGATTCTGAATCTTAACGGTATTGATAATGCGGGGAGAATTCGGGTTGGTCAGCGGATCCGTATTCCCGGTACTGCGTCGGTCTCTTCAATAGACCACCGGGTTACGGATCATCGGGTTACCCGGGGTGAAACCCTTTACGGTATAGCCCGGCAGTATGGAGTTTCCATGCAAACCCTTCTCTCGGCCAATGGACTTTCAGAAAGATATACCCTGAAAATAGGGGATGTTTTGCATATCCCCCAAACCGGATCACCCGGGCCGGTACTTTCCGGACCGGTTCCTATAATTCCTCCGATAGAAACTATTACCGGGACAGAAATCCGTTCCACCGTGAGTCGAACCATTGATATGTCCGTACCCTGGCCTATTGTTGCCCGGGAAATGGCCTATATGACCGGAAAGTTAAACGGGGTTGTCCTCCTTGGAGAACGGAATGAACCGGTAAAAAGTCTGACCCAGGGGGTGGTAATATCCGCGGGACCCTATAGGGGATTTGGGAAGGTTACCATAATTCAAGTTACAGGAGGTTATTTGTACGTTTACGGCGGTTGTGAAAGTTTATCCGTAAGAGAGGGCGACCGGGTTAATCCGGGAACAGAATTAGGACGCTTGGGTATGGACGCGTTGTCGGAAAAACCGCAGCTGTTCTTCCTGGTATATCAAAATAATGTTTCGGTTGATCCCGCTGCGGCCCCAAGGAGTTAG